A DNA window from Plasmodium vinckei vinckei genome assembly, chromosome: PVVCY_02 contains the following coding sequences:
- a CDS encoding transcription factor with AP2 domain(s), putative, whose amino-acid sequence MTSIVDNSFLKKYNIFSPEWEFEDQVRNHVKSIQLIDIKNNEHKTLRIPNYLFCFLKHYSNINSKYSRNKIDNQCEKNEEAPYLFHIDGKVFYGYEISLFVFLIEEDIELKYFNKEHKEANLSKNNMTNTLYNLNVSNHIKYKEDNNREILKRCFERANCSYIFQKNNNTNNDEIYFDKIKKYENNDANENYPEIVNLCNMKYDSFLSFLFKNSNFQKNNENNLGCYYIEEFNAYLCTLLDSVNEKVILSIYPINKWGLNESRNKALNFIQCEDYIKKIIEKIKYNVINVKHNLDKMEIHNFINVLSINMGNKTNNHNKNNLFYDKEINTLLEHNTMHNMKANLFCNTICPSTYPFKYTSLKKNIRSYTSLYTNKKMKKGIKLMLSSMMCLLEKGKKLKTIPNVRKANTPIRNYKNAIHINTKMESSRSNSILKSTDMYGNKNICEQKKSDEVNKNDSLIIDSSSIKKMNQYVEDYIVFTLHRFNVKNNLRFRGSAVNIIKRRLNNYLIKRYLGFNNNSSTNKKCNYENDLFETFFLRTILCLEDIRNDVFDSKEKGYNFEEGSYRVKQCGENSEYHEGSNNGNTSEQNSDGNSERNSEGNSGSNNSGNSGGHHDDNSGDNGSSRDSNNDGSNDDDNGSNNNNNDDDENEENEENDDTNNDETREHDYSNENEGYSSTNENNIIKDKYKYVDNFDCENIDSKKILNGEMHNFNKYPFNGNKSEISTNYFENSYNISANNSNNGYYEENHNMFLNSDEGLTIASVNMPNVKSNSRDEEITFGNLSNENCHSDNGYNNMNTYVETYLDNNKVHNTSDAKRDSCTTNEERISNNSLDDNNKMKNDIYNGNDLIFHGNNINIKNELINGGESYESNLLRMEGNLLNINNKDSDTCVKKKIIKKRNKTKLERSSKSLDDEKKEVLNKVSQITRVGGVCFDKNRQRWIAHWKIDGKYHKHYFPISQYGFENARERAINCRKQAEKLFNLPEIQPRNRWNQVKVNGTSHIKKASKLPRCEGVAYDEMSQSWVSTFVVHKKFSIDELGFYEARNRAIYCRRAFEKINSEEDYEFLLKQRLGLTEEENEELSTLFDFDKNALEKMDTVGNTVNGNKIKSNMHNMKIQGNADYSSMDNHNNMEQAKNANNNNMESKISNEQYLKITQEAIEMILSNIKHKSLPEIKLKLIDVEKFENYNTLIDKHFKYVTSVTNISQLQPYISLFHKFIIYHTLPHNVSLKKQLCIIEALEWSSFFSGEVNHKID is encoded by the coding sequence ATGACATCAATTGTAGATAACagctttttaaaaaaatataatatattttctccAGAGTGGGAATTCGAGGATCAAGTTAGAAATCATGTGAAGAGCATTCAACTGAtagatattaaaaataatgagcACAAAACATTAAGGATACcaaattatttgttttgcTTTTTAAAGCattattcaaatattaattcaaaatattcaaggaataaaatagataaccaatgtgaaaaaaatgaagaagcACCATATTTGTTTCATATTGATGGTAAAGTTTTTTATGGATATgaaatatcattatttgtttttttaattgaagAGGATattgaattaaaatatttcaataaaGAGCACAAGGAAGCtaatttatcaaaaaataatatgactaatacattatataatttaaatgttagcaatcatataaaatataaagaagataataatagagaaatattaaaacGTTGCTTTGAAAGAGCAAACTGTTCTTATATattccaaaaaaataacaacactaataatgatgaaatatattttgataaaataaaaaaatatgaaaataacgATGCTAATGAAAACTATCCAGAAATCGTtaatttatgtaatatGAAATATGATTCCTTcctatcatttttatttaaaaattccaattttcaaaaaaataatgaaaacaatttaggatgttattatatagaGGAATTTAATGCGTATCTTTGCACACTACTTGATTCTGTAAATGAAAAGGTGATTTTAAGTATATAcccaataaataaatgggGTTTAAATGAAAGCAGAAACAAAGCTcttaattttattcaatGTGAAGattacattaaaaaaataatagagaaaataaaatataatgtgaTAAATGTGAAACATAATTTAGATAAAATGGAgatacataattttattaatgtgCTCAGTATAAACATGGGGAATAAGACAAATAaccataataaaaataatttattttatgacaAAGAAATTAACACATTATTAGAGCATAACACCATGCATAATATGAAAGCCAACTTATTTTGTAATACTATTTGTCCTTCTACCTATCcttttaaatatacttctttaaaaaaaaacatcaGGAGCTATACAtctttatatacaaataaaaaaatgaagaaaggAATTAAACTAATGTTATCATCTATGATGTGTCTCTTAGaaaagggaaaaaaattaaaaacaatacCAAATGTAAGAAAGGCTAATACCCCTATtcgaaattataaaaatgccATTCATATAAACACAAAAATGGAGAGTTCAAGAAGTAACTCAATCTTAAAATCCACAGATATGTAtggtaataaaaatatatgtgaaCAGAAGAAAAGCGACgaagttaataaaaatgattctCTAATAATAGATAGTTcatctataaaaaaaatgaaccAGTATGTGGAAGactatattgtttttacaTTGCACAGATTTAAtgtgaaaaataatttgcGTTTTAGAGGAAGTGctgtaaatataataaaaagaagattaaataattatttgattaAAAGATATCTTggatttaataataattctagcacaaataaaaagtgtaattatgaaaatgacCTTTTTGAAACATTTTTCTTAAGAACTATTTTGTGTTTAGAGGATATTAGAAACGATGTTTTTGATAGTAAAGAAAAAggatataattttgaagAGGGATCATATCGTGTCAAACAATGTGGCGAAAATAGTGAATATCATGAAGGCAGCAATAATGGAAATACTAGCGAACAGAATAGTGATGGTAATAGTGAAAGAAATAGTGAAGGCAATAGCGGAAGTAACAATAGTGGAAATTCTGGGGGACATCATGATGATAATAGTGGTGATAATGGAAGTAGTAGAGACAGCAATAACGATGGTAGCAACGATGATGATAATGGaagcaataataataacaatgatgatgatgaaaatgaagaaaatgaggAAAATGATGACActaataatgatgaaacTAGGGAACATGATTATAGCAATGAAAATGAAGGGTATAGTAGTactaatgaaaataacataataaaggataaatataaatatgttgataattttgattgtgaaaatattgattcgaagaaaatattaaatggGGAAATGCATAATTTTAACAAATATCCATttaatggaaataaaagtgaaataagtacaaattattttgaaaacaGTTATAACATTAGCgcaaataatagtaataatggatattatgaagaaaatcacaatatgtttttaaacAGTGATGAGGGTTTAACAATAGCCAGTGTTAATATGCCGAATGTCAAAAGTAATTCGAGGGACGAAGAAATAACGTTTGGAAATTtatcaaatgaaaattgtCATAGTGATAATggttataataatatgaatacaTATGTTGAAACCTATttagataataataaagtaCATAATACTAGTGATGCTAAAAGAGATTCATGTACCACAAATGAAGAGCGAATTTCAAATAACTCGCTTGATGACaacaataaaatgaaaaacgatatatataatggcaatgatttaatatttcacggaaataatataaatattaaaaatgaattaataaatggtgGTGAATCGTATGAGTCTAACCTATTAAGAATGGAAggaaatttattaaatattaataataaagattcAGATACAtgtgttaaaaaaaaaataataaaaaaaagaaataaaacaaaattggAAAGAAGCAGCAAAAGTTTAGAtgacgaaaaaaaagaagttttaaataaagtaTCACAAATAACAAGAGTTGGTGGTGTGTgctttgataaaaatagacAAAGGTGGATAGCCCATTGGAAAATTGACGGAAAATACCATAAGCATTATTTTCCTATAAGCCAATATGGATTTGAAAATGCTCGAGAAAGAGCAATAAATTGTAGAAAACAAGCTGAAAAGCTTTTCAATTTACCCGAAATACAACCAAGAAATCGATGGAATCAAGTAAAAGTTAACGGCACATctcatattaaaaaagcaTCAAAATTACCACGTTGTGAAGGTGTAGCTTATGATGAAATGTCACAAAGCTGGGTAAGTACATTTGttgtacataaaaaattttctatTGATGAGCTAGGTTTTTATGAAGCACGAAATAGAGCTATTTATTGCAGAAGAGCATTtgagaaaataaattccGAAGAAGATTATGAATTTTTACTTAAGCAAAGATTAGGTTTAACAGAAGAGGAAAACGAGGAGTTAAGCACACTATTCGATTTCGATAAAAATGCATTGGAAAAAATGGATACAGTAGGAAATACCGTAAATGGTAATAAGATAAAAAGTAATATGCACAATATGAAAATCCAAGGTAATGCTGATTATTCATCTATGGAcaatcataataatatggaaCAAGCAAAAAATGCTAATAACAACAATATGGAAAGTAAAATATCAAATGAgcaatatttaaaaattacacAAGAAGCTATTGAAATGATTTTAAGCAACATAAAGCATAAATCATTACCAGAAATTAAACTTAAATTAATTGATGttgaaaaatttgaaaattataatacacTAATTGATAagcattttaaatatgttacTTCTGTCACAAATATATCTCAATTGCAGCCTTATATATCTTTGTtccataaatttattatttaccaCACATTACCACATAATGTATCTttgaaaaaacaattatgTATTATTGAGGCTTTAGAATGGTCTTCCTTTTTTTCTGGCGAAGTTAACCATAAAATTGATTAA